The genomic DNA GAGGAGGGTGAAACAGAAGGCTTCACTTTGACAAAAGGCGACAGAGTCGGTCCATCCACGTCGATGATCTCGTCATCGCTGCTCTGTATCTCTTCACCCATCAAACTTCCCCCAGTTTCCCTGAGTTGGATTTCTCTCCGCGCTGGTTCTTCCTCCCGTTGTTCTCTTTGTATGCGATGCCCTACACTGGAAACGTCCTGTGGCTCTCTGGTTGCTGGTTCAGAGACAAAGTCTGGAGATTCAGAGCTTGGTGTGCATGTTTCAGAGGTCAGCTGGGCCATTCGCTCAAAGCAAACCCTCTTGGCCACAGTGGCCACGTCACTGGTCTCCTTCTCGGACTCTGCTCCCCTCTTCTCTCCCCTGCTTGTAGGTGCCTCTGCCTCTTCCTGTGGCTGGACACTCAATTCTTCTTCATGTCTCTCTTGGTTTCTCTCTAGTTGTTCATCGACGCAACAGGGCTCCACAGGCTGTGGCTGAATAGGTGGTGCTGAACTCCCACCACTAGAAAAACTGAGAATTTGTCCATTTTTCTTTGGCCTGCCTCGCCTTGGTCTTGGTAGGCCTGCTGAGGGTGGCTCCTCAAGAAAGGGTAGGCTGTCCTTTAAAACACATAAACttcataattaataattatactTATACAAAAacaagaccaatagtttacagcAATGCTAACAGCTCCGCAAGGCTGTACTTAtgcacagtggtgctttaaaGCTAAACGCTAACGTCATTATACTAACATGCTGATTTTTCAGCAGGTATAACGCTTAACATGTTGCCCATCTTAGTCTATcgagttagcatgctaacgtttgTTAATTAGcacaaaacataaaatgcaGTTGCTGGGAATGTCTTTAATTttacaggtatttggtcataaaccagaGTATTGGACGAAGTTTTGACTGATGATTGCGCTACACCAAAAGATAAAGGATCTCGACAGCTAAGCAGGCTTCTTGGCCTGGGAGCCGTCTCATCCTCAGATGTCTGTACAAAGTTTGTGCCAATCTATTTAGAGAAATATCTCATATTTCTCAGGATAAGTGAACACTTTGGCTTGCTGGATGAGGAAAAGTAAGGGTTAGTGtcaatgtctgtacaaaatttctcatggcaatccatccaatagttgttgacatATTTCAGTCACTGCCATCTTGAGAACCTCGCTGCCAGTGTGGCTCAAAACATGGTGCCgctttctttaaagaaaagatgTTTGGAATACACATTTGCCTAAGGTCTTAGAAGGAAAGGTCAATGCTCACCATGATATGTGCTTCTCTAAACCTACTCCTGATTGGGTACATCTTTGTGCTCCATGAGAACGGCTGAACCATTTCACGTGGGTATTTCCGGGATGATGCACCGGTCTTTGTTTTTGCCAGTTTCTGAAAAATATATACGGACAGACAAACCATTTGAtacattttctttctcattCTATGGCTGTCACAATCCAATTACCCTCTTCGATTAATATCAGTTATCCGACTTTGACTCGAATGACCGTGACAGCCGACATCACCAGAAGCATTATCTGAGAGTAGTTAGAAAAGTTTTTCACCTGGACTTCCGGACAGCTGGGTTGGTGCAGTTTAACTTGGGCTGGCAGCGGGACACTCCTCTCCAGTTTCACCACAGGCATCTGCTTTAGCTGCTTGTCTCCTCGGTCATGAATGCTTTTGGTCTTTGCGTCACTTGATGACACTGGTTTCCTCGCCCTTTTCCGTCGTTTGGCTGGCGCTCTGACTTTCCTCGGTGATGCTGTATGTTTCGGGGGAGCGGCACCGCAAGCAGAAGCCTTGCATGGCTGTGAACATCTCCGCAGTGTTTCAGTTTCATCACTCTGTTGCAGTTCAGTTATTTGAGAGTGTCTGGGTGGATGCAGCGTGTGTGTATTCTGTAGATGAGGGGTGTGAGGGGTCTTGGTTTTTCTGTATTTGCGATGGACCGTGTGAGGCTGGCTAGCCTCTGTGCAGTTTTGACCACACATCTCCACCTCGTCCCTGGCAGTACAGCTGTCAACGTGCTGCTCAAAGGACTGGAGGAAGTGGTCCAGCATCTTGTtcagctctccctctccctgctGCTGCAAAACGGGCATCTCACTGACTGCAGAGCTGGAGCTGCCAGCTCCTCTTGCTACAGAAACAACATGTGTGGACCCGTGAAAACCTGTATTTGCCTCCAGGAGGCCAGTGGTACAgccttgttgtttgttttgggcCAAAGTATTGCCACAGGAGCCATAGGCATAACGGCTGCTTCTGGTTGGAAGAGGAGGCTGAGAATGCGGAGCACCGTCGTCATTGTTTGGTAAAATGTCGAGGCCCATCATCACTTCCTCCAGCAGACGATCAAAGTGTTCGGGATGATCCTCATGAgttggaggagggagggaggtgctGTGGAGGAGGCATGAAGAGGCTGCAGACTGCAGGCCAGGTGATGGAGAAGGCTGTAGGGCGGGGCTGAATGCAGATAAGATTTGAGCGCTGGAGCATGTGAAGCGAGGGGAAGAAAAGGAAACCGATGTTGTTGGTTTGGCCCTCGCCCTCCGACCTCTGCCAACAGGAAGACCATCCTGTAACCGGGGAGAAAAGTATGTTAATTACAATACAAAGTGCAGATGTACaaggaaataaaaatgtgtcaaTAGTGAAAACTTCTGACTGAATCTGAGTCAATTCACAAATCACTGAGTAGAGTTGTGATCCTCTTTAAACTAAATGATTGGTCAGAACACTGCTGGTACATCTTAattaaccaatcagagctgGACCCAATATATTTTCTAACCAACAGGTCGGTTGCAGAAGCCACTTTGTAGatattatatcatattacaGCATATTAAAACCACTGCGTTATGTCTCACCTGGTTAAACTGCTGCGTTGTACTCCTCCCCCCACGCTGCGTGTTACCTCCTCCCTCACCGTACGGCGGCACATCTCCACTCTGGCTGAACTCCCACACTTTGCTGCGTCCTCTTTTCCCCTTGGCTGGCTTCAGAAGCTCTCTGGTCTTCAGGTACAACTTCCTgcctgcagctcctccaccctGACCCGTCATGGATGCCCTCAGCCCCCACCTCTGCAGGAACAATTTCTGCAGCCTGCTCACCCCCACCTCTTGCACATCCACTGTCTGAGTTAACCCTCCTCTTCCCCTCCCTCCTGTTCTTGCTCGTGGTCTCCTGGCTCTTCTCTCGCCCGTCCCGGCTCTCCTGGCACCTCCCACCCCTGCTCCCCGCCTACTCCTTGCTCGCCCCCTGCGGGAGCCCTCCTCCTTGTCCGGTTTCAGGAAGTAGCTGATGTATCCTGGGATGTTGCCTTGAAACTGCTCTAACTGCTCATCCTCCCAGTCTTCCGCTGCTGCAACATTTCTGGAAGCTCCCTTAGGGGCAGCCCACCAGCTCTGAGAGGCAGCACCACACGAGGTCGCTTGGCTGGTAAAAggaaggaggggtggggggacaAAGGCATGCGGCGGCGCCACAACAGGAACTGATGTGTGTTCAGCTGCTGTGGATTCTTGCATAGAGTCTACGAAAGCAGATAGGGGTTGGTGTGTTTGGTTTTCATCTGGTGGGTAGACGAGGGATATGGGAATGTAGGGAATTTCAGGGGGAACAAGATGGGAGCCCGTCATTCCAAAACTCTGGAGAGCAGCCATATCAATGGTCTCAAAGGAGGCTGCTGGGTGAGAAGGGGGACCCGTGTTTACCTGCTGCTCCTCTGTCTGAGTCCATGTTTCTTTTTCACCATCTGACAGTGTCTCTTTCCACAGGAAGGTGCTCCCATCCCTCACGTCTCTCCTCCACCTGCTCCGTCTCCCTTCATTCTCTTCAGGCATCAGTGGCTCCGTCTGCACACCTACCTCCGTATGGCAGccttctccttcctcttttctGCTCTTACGATCTCTTTTTGTGACCTCCACAAGCCCATGGATGCCCAGCTTGGCTGCAGCAGAAATAGCCTCTTGCTTTTCGTTCTCCCCCTCTCCTGCCATCTCCCCACAGTACAGCAGTCTGACCATGTGGAGCAGGGTGCAGGCGCCGAGAGCCCGAAACTCCAAGAGTCGACTCTGTCCTGCAGGGGGCGGGGGCGCGGAGGACAGAGCGGAGGAGATGTGGGGGCTGACAGCTGAGAGAACGCAACTGTGTGCTGGTACGGATATGcctggaggagaggaaagatgtCAGTAATGATAATAGCCCCCACAACTACATGAAACTAGAATAAAGGATAAAGGATGtttgtttaatgtgtgtgtaatttagtTGTTGTTATTAGAGTATTGATACCTTCTGTCTTGAGCAGAGTGTCACAGAACTGGCTGCACTGTTGCTGTTTCTGCAGCTCAGCGATGAGGAGGGCTTCAAACCCCGGTTTTTGGTAGCACCACATCTCCCCATTCACttcagaggaggagcagagaggaggagagcgagggagaattaaTAAAGATAATGACAGGTTGTATTTggtgcaaatatatctttttacaCAACTGTGACtgcaaacattaaaacacaggtGTTTTGCACATGCAGCCCATAAAAGTACAtggtcaaaaatattttattaacattGGCATGAGCAACACAGTTTTTGCTTAGTGCTCTATCAGGCTCATGAAAGGGTACAACAAACCAAGGGCTTCAATAAGACATTTAATACGATTTCATACACTAATTTATTCTGGTACCCACGTGTGAGAAAAAGGCTCGACTTCGAACTGATAGCAATCAATACAAACATCATCAGTCCATATGTatacaatatttatttattttagaattCACTTAGCAGATTTCTGACTCTTGCTCTATATTGTATTGATCAGATTTATTATGTCTCAATCAATTCTTTGATAAGACAGGCTAATATGAGTAGGATCTTGTCTGTGTTTTGCAAATTTTCTTCTTTCGGTTAATGCTGAGTTTGTAGTGTTGGATGTATTAAACTTATATCATACATTGAAGTTGTGTACTTGTATTATTTGTATACAGATTACTTGAGTAAGTACTGTAGCTATATTTTGATAGGCATTGTTTTCTGGCTTTAATACGTATTTTGAAAGAGAACTGTGTAATTAGTAGTATTACATTTTGCCCATTTAATCCAACACTGAGTACTTCTTTACGGATATTAACAGCCTTAAATGTCGGTTTATTTCTGAACCCCATTGTTTGAGGAGCATTTTGTTCATTACAAATGATAttaaaactttattttcttcgatgatagtaacgttagatGTATAGCTAGTTCTCTGTAACGGATTAAATCAAGAACTGGTGCTTTAACGTTTAAATTCTAATCTGCACACCTGCAGGTTAGCATCACTGCTGACCGCTAGCAGCCAGCTAGCTGTGCACAACTCAACCAGATTGTAAACTAGTCATAACAGACCACCTGCTAGTTAACATGGCATGCACTTTACAATATGGATTCTAAATACACTTCTGAGGACAACCTGAGCAGTTTAAAGTAAAGTTACTTTCTCCAGGCTGGTTGAAACGGTGTGAACGCGGGCAGCTGACGGGCACCTTCACTCACCGTCTCGATGCTCCTTATAAATCCgtcaaataaataacattagtttaaaaaaaaactatatatatcacatatatcaATGTGAGATTGACAGACAGTATatcgttttgtttttcagtagtTTTTTCTGTCCGTTTTGGGGAGGTCATCCATCGTGGTCAGCGTGGTCATCAAACAGCAACGGTGTCGCTACGCCACCAGGGGCCGGGAGTGTCACCACACAGccgacacacacaggtacagcaACGGACAGTCAAAGAGTACATACACAACATTAAACACAAGATAGTTCACTTCTGCTACTTCCCTTTTCGCTTAAAAAAGATTAGCCTCTAGATTTGTGGcgtttaacagtctatggttcagacCATAGGTGGAGAGtagctaagtacatttactcaagtactgtacttacaattttgaggtacttgtactatacttgagtatttccattttatgctactttatacttctactgcaCTGCaattcagaggcaaatattgtgctttttactccactacatttatttaaaaaatttagTTACTATGTTGCTTTgcatatttagattatttataaaaaatttgAATGAACTAATACATTTTGATATATTGTAAAATTAgcagcaacattaaagtgatgttcACATAAATTGGGCAATTGGGAGTAGGCTACTTTTGTTTTTAgtactttaatatattttgatactagtacttgtgtaatgtaattttaCCCAATTAATATTTTGAATGCATGACTTTTACTGCTGTAACAAGCAGAAGATTTATACACTGTAGtactgctacttttacttaagtaaaatatctgaatacttcttccaccactaccTAGGTAAAACTACCATCATGAATGTGGTTTGATTTTTGTTAGCGAGGTGTCGATTCAACTTTCTGCTGTTGAATTGTATTGCATTGAACTTTGAGATGTTTctttaaaatattacaaaatgcacctcttaaaggtgctctaagtgatgcatgtgacgcgttttttaggctacaacatttttcgtcacatacagcaaacatctcctcactatctgctagctgcctgtcccctgaacacactgtaaaaaacgtggtctctgaagacagcccaggctccacaaatggcaacaaaaacaaactgcaccaacctgccccacgaaccataacaaacaatgttccagccaataacagacaagaaggagctggttgagccatcactgcagcagcgttagcataTAGGCTACTTACACAATGCATATTCATGACTCAACaaactccttcttgtcggttattggctggaacactgtttgttatggttcgttgtgcagttgtttttgttgccgtttgtggagcctgggctgtctacagagaccgcgttttttacagtgtgttcaggggacagttagctagcggatagtgaggagatgtttgctgtatgtgacaaaaaatgttgtagcctaaaaaaactaaaaaagcgCCACATCACTTTGAGCACCTTTAATATAGCAGAACCACAAACTAGAGCCTCTTTGCTGCTACAGCCTTACTTGGTCTTATGTGACTTATGGTGGctattagctaatgttagcaaagtTTTAGTATGTATTTCTGTGTAGCTGGGACTACTTAGCTGGTTTGATGACTTCTCTATGTGTGCTACTGTTACACTACACTTTAATGTCACCATTAACCCACAGTGGTTATTTGTGGCCACAGTAGCTGCTGTTCAGCAAAAGTTGCTTTGATAAACTAGCTTTAATCAAAATGGGGGTTAGCATTCACTTAAATAGTTactaagaaaaataaatgttgcaATTTTTTCTGTAGAAGACAGCAATACATTTCGGAAAAATGTTAAAGTTTTAACAACTGGAAATCTGAAGGATGTTTTTAGTTTCTTTTGTGGCGTGTGGTGAAACCCTATACATGGCACATTACTGTGGCTGAAGACACGCCATACTGTGACACAAGAAAACATAAACCTGTGTTAGTTGTTACCATCCAACTCTGCCACAGTAAGATCTTCTTTGGGGTAAACAATTTTAATGACCGACCTTGGATATCCTGTCCCTGTGTAACATgattaaacaaattaacaaggCGTTATTTTTATCCACCTGTTGTCTTGTTCACAGTCTGAATGTCTACTGCCTGCATCTCTGTTTGATCATTGGTGTAAACATATGATGATACATTGTTACAGGCATCTTAACGAGTTTTACGATATGTTACGTGCCTGTCGACTTGTTAGACATCACAAATGATTTCTTGTACATCAGACGAATTCTGTCTTTAGCTTATAGTAGTTTATAGGGGACACAATCCTCCACAGTCCTAGCTCTGTGCAAAACAACCTCTGAAGTTCAGCTGAAACTAATATGAGTCTTCAGCAGTCTGAATTACTCAAATCAAGTTGGTAACTTATAAAGTTACTGTCTTTTCAGTATCTGTTTCCTTCTCAAGCCATGGTGGAGAGATAGATTTTGAACTACCGTATAAAGACAGTAACTTTGGAAGATTCCCACTCCATTTGTCCAACACAGACTGCTGAAGCGTCATATTAGCTTCAGGAAAATAGTGTTTGCTCAAGCGTTAAAGGTGTCCTGCCACACGtctttcattactttgtggtaatgtctgaagttctaccatggactctgtaacattttttgtggaaaaaatgccttgg from Perca fluviatilis chromosome 10, GENO_Pfluv_1.0, whole genome shotgun sequence includes the following:
- the LOC120566634 gene encoding uncharacterized protein LOC120566634 isoform X2, whose protein sequence is MTGQGGGAAGRKLYLKTRELLKPAKGKRGRSKVWEFSQSGDVPPYGEGGGNTQRGGRSTTQQFNQDGLPVGRGRRARAKPTTSVSFSSPRFTCSSAQILSAFSPALQPSPSPGLQSAASSCLLHSTSLPPPTHEDHPEHFDRLLEEVMMGLDILPNNDDGAPHSQPPLPTRSSRYAYGSCGNTLAQNKQQGCTTGLLEANTGFHGSTHVVSVARGAGSSSSAVSEMPVLQQQGEGELNKMLDHFLQSFEQHVDSCTARDEVEMCGQNCTEASQPHTVHRKYRKTKTPHTPHLQNTHTLHPPRHSQITELQQSDETETLRRCSQPCKASACGAAPPKHTASPRKVRAPAKRRKRARKPVSSSDAKTKSIHDRGDKQLKQMPVVKLERSVPLPAQVKLHQPSCPEVQKLAKTKTGASSRKYPREMVQPFSWSTKMYPIRSRFREAHIMDSLPFLEEPPSAGLPRPRRGRPKKNGQILSFSSGGSSAPPIQPQPVEPCCVDEQLERNQERHEEELSVQPQEEAEAPTSRGEKRGAESEKETSDVATVAKRVCFERMAQLTSETCTPSSESPDFVSEPATREPQDVSSVGHRIQREQREEEPARREIQLRETGGSLMGEEIQSSDDEIIDVDGPTLSPFVKVKPSVSPSSHSAKELSLGSTGSWEEDDDEDIDVIGGASPAPDPVIISWTESSEEEGDEDVDVVGEKTDYASSAVLSTVSKE
- the LOC120566634 gene encoding uncharacterized protein LOC120566634 isoform X1, with amino-acid sequence MTGQGGGAAGRKLYLKTRELLKPAKGKRGRSKVWEFSQSGDVPPYGEGGGNTQRGGRSTTQQFNQDGLPVGRGRRARAKPTTSVSFSSPRFTCSSAQILSAFSPALQPSPSPGLQSAASSCLLHSTSLPPPTHEDHPEHFDRLLEEVMMGLDILPNNDDGAPHSQPPLPTRSSRYAYGSCGNTLAQNKQQGCTTGLLEANTGFHGSTHVVSVARGAGSSSSAVSEMPVLQQQGEGELNKMLDHFLQSFEQHVDSCTARDEVEMCGQNCTEASQPHTVHRKYRKTKTPHTPHLQNTHTLHPPRHSQITELQQSDETETLRRCSQPCKASACGAAPPKHTASPRKVRAPAKRRKRARKPVSSSDAKTKSIHDRGDKQLKQMPVVKLERSVPLPAQVKLHQPSCPEVQKLAKTKTGASSRKYPREMVQPFSWSTKMYPIRSRFREAHIMDSLPFLEEPPSAGLPRPRRGRPKKNGQILSFSSGGSSAPPIQPQPVEPCCVDEQLERNQERHEEELSVQPQEEAEAPTSRGEKRGAESEKETSDVATVAKRVCFERMAQLTSETCTPSSESPDFVSEPATREPQDVSSVGHRIQREQREEEPARREIQLRETGGSLMGEEIQSSDDEIIDVDGPTLSPFVKVKPSVSPSSHSAKELSLGSTGSWEEDDDEDIDVIGGASPAPDPVIISWTESSEEEGDEDVDVVGEKTDYASSAVLSTVSKDERFGNLRPSSEEFHSDVCITHAFYSLTLSCSLEHFY
- the LOC120566536 gene encoding uncharacterized protein LOC120566536; translated protein: MSKEHTRVVHGRESVSAFPVCNTCEIHPTQMEKQLLDHEGLNGEMWCYQKPGFEALLIAELQKQQQCSQFCDTLLKTEGISVPAHSCVLSAVSPHISSALSSAPPPPAGQSRLLEFRALGACTLLHMVRLLYCGEMAGEGENEKQEAISAAAKLGIHGLVEVTKRDRKSRKEEGEGCHTEVGVQTEPLMPEENEGRRSRWRRDVRDGSTFLWKETLSDGEKETWTQTEEQQVNTGPPSHPAASFETIDMAALQSFGMTGSHLVPPEIPYIPISLVYPPDENQTHQPLSAFVDSMQESTAAEHTSVPVVAPPHAFVPPPLLPFTSQATSCGAASQSWWAAPKGASRNVAAAEDWEDEQLEQFQGNIPGYISYFLKPDKEEGSRRGRARSRRGAGVGGCRNCSCRGGG